TCATTAGGATAGACGATGCGTGGATCAAGGGAGTATAGTACCCAATGGCACTGACTGCCCCTCCTGTTATGACTGACATGACGACTAATCCAAGGATCATGGGCAAGTTCATGATCCCTGACCTGACGGCACTGGCATCTTTGACGGCTTGGAACCAAATCGGGATCTAAAAGAGCATTAGGATGCTATACAGTGATGGAAAGCATTGGGGACTCACATAGTAGATAAGGAGGAAGAATGAAGCACCAAAGCAAACAGCAAATGCGGCGCAACTCCAGACTGTTCTATCCGCCAAGATTCTCGGGGGCACAGTAGCTTTGTCCTGTTTCCAGAATTGGATAACTACGAAGAGTATGATGAGAACGCCAAAGACAACGAACAATCCAATGATGCGGCCATTAGACCAAGGGTATCTGGAGCCTCCCCATTGCAACGCCAGGAGCAGCGAGATGATGGCTGGTAAGAAACAGGCTGTACCTAGGAGGTCGAAATGGCCAATCTGTTGCTTCCAGGAAACCTGCTCCTTGGCTGATCCTAAAGGGGCTTGAGGGGGCTTCAAGAACAGTACCACAAACAGCACAGTGATCACCCCGATAGGGAGGTTGATATAGAAGCACAATCTCCAGGAGAGCCTGTCTGTAAAAGCACCACCCATGAGCGGACCAGCAACGCTAGCAAGGCCGTACATGCCAGCGAGTAGGCCCACGAAGATAGGCCTCTTCCTCATGGGAACACTGAGTAcaatgatgaggatggctccAGAGAATATTCCGGCGGAGCCGATGCCCGCAATCGCTCGACCGATGATGAGTGCTGCCGAGGTTGGTGCAGCGCCACAGACCAAGGAACCGAGTTCGAAGAAAGCGATGGCGGTGAGGAAGACCCATTTGACCGAGTAGAACGAGTAGAGCTTTCCGAAGAACAACTGGAAGCTGCAGGTTGTGAGGAGATAAGCCGAGCCGTACCTGTTGGACGCGGGAATAGGTCAGCAAGCTGACAGTCGTGACGAGGAAGGGGTCATGTCAGCTTACCAGCCTAGATCATCTAAAGCGCGAAACTCGTCGGTGATACGAGGGATTGCGGTTGcaatgatggtgttgtcCTGGATATACTTGAGTCATCTCTCCTCTCAAGAGTGATTGCTGGGGGCGTACAAGTGCCATGCAAAAGACGGCAAGACAAAGTCCGGTGATGACCAAGGCCAgtttccatccatccaagtTCCCGGTCTCCTGGACGGTCTG
This region of Fusarium keratoplasticum isolate Fu6.1 chromosome 7, whole genome shotgun sequence genomic DNA includes:
- a CDS encoding MFS domain-containing protein, with the protein product MNDDNMATMGSKPKGEQPGQLSDSKDQSGSSFKDQTVQETGNLDGWKLALVITGLCLAVFCMALDNTIIATAIPRITDEFRALDDLGWYGSAYLLTTCSFQLFFGKLYSFYSVKWVFLTAIAFFELGSLVCGAAPTSAALIIGRAIAGIGSAGIFSGAILIIVLSVPMRKRPIFVGLLAGMYGLASVAGPLMGGAFTDRLSWRLCFYINLPIGVITVLFVVLFLKPPQAPLGSAKEQVSWKQQIGHFDLLGTACFLPAIISLLLALQWGGSRYPWSNGRIIGLFVVFGVLIILFVVIQFWKQDKATVPPRILADRTVWSCAAFAVCFGASFFLLIYYIPIWFQAVKDASAVRSGIMNLPMILGLVVMSVITGGAVSAIGYYTPLIHASSILMSIGAGLLTTFRVNTQSPAWIGYQALYGIGAGLGMQIPLVAVQTALPEQDIPVGTATLMFSQTLGGSIFVQVAQNVFTNQLSKEIQGAGVDAGIVLGVGATELRDSVPTVHLPEVLVAYSKALTNTWYVSVAMAVLSLIPALFVPWKSVKDKKMEAAMA